Proteins encoded within one genomic window of Paraglaciecola psychrophila 170:
- a CDS encoding class I SAM-dependent methyltransferase encodes MRAALIKNHPTKPQLWQDLPLGNELKCLIENEISEVSRKFFGYHLVRLGHLSSQIELAACPIKHQINITSDTQTYTSLVATSDDLPVCENSIDAFLLAHELDFSKDPHQILREVDRTIMPNGYLVITGFNPLSLCGLLKYLPINQGNILHEARFFSCSRVKDWLQLLGFEIVDVKHLLFNELFLQRKLRSSSKWNQWCYRYLPLLTTMYVIVARKREIPLSMIKPKWKAKTKFSTVGASFRKGIMQVETPKK; translated from the coding sequence ATGAGAGCAGCTTTAATCAAAAACCACCCAACTAAACCACAGCTATGGCAAGATTTGCCCTTAGGTAATGAGCTTAAATGTTTGATTGAAAATGAAATATCTGAAGTAAGCCGTAAATTTTTTGGCTATCACTTAGTACGGCTAGGGCATTTAAGCAGCCAAATCGAACTCGCAGCTTGCCCCATAAAACATCAAATCAATATCACATCCGATACTCAAACATATACCAGCTTAGTCGCCACTTCCGATGATTTACCCGTGTGTGAAAACAGCATAGACGCATTTCTCTTAGCTCATGAATTAGACTTTTCCAAAGATCCGCATCAGATATTAAGAGAAGTCGACAGAACCATTATGCCTAATGGTTATCTTGTCATTACAGGTTTTAATCCCCTTAGTTTATGTGGTTTACTTAAATATTTACCCATCAATCAAGGCAACATATTGCACGAGGCTCGTTTTTTTAGCTGCTCTAGGGTAAAAGACTGGTTGCAACTACTAGGCTTTGAAATAGTGGACGTAAAACATTTATTATTCAATGAGCTGTTTTTGCAACGAAAACTTAGGTCGTCCTCAAAATGGAACCAATGGTGTTACCGATATTTACCTCTATTAACTACCATGTACGTGATAGTGGCCAGAAAGCGAGAAATACCGTTGTCGATGATCAAACCTAAGTGGAAAGCCAAAACTAAATTTTCCACAGTGGGTGCAAGTTTCAGAAAAGGAATTATGCAAGTTGAAACTCCGAAGAAGTAA